CTTGGCCTGACGGTGCGGAAGGTCTGGGAGCCGCGCGGCCCTCCTCTTCCGCGCCAGAATCCTCCCTAACCCCTTTCCCTGGTcccgcatccccagccccgccaACGCTGGAGCGCGCGCGCCGCCACAGTCGCCGGGAAAAAGTGCCCAAGCTGCTGACGCAAAAAGATGCTGCTTCTTTGCATGCCGACTTACATATATTTGCATGTTCGTTGAATGTCAACGTGTGCAGAGCTCTCCCCAGCCCCGTGGGTGGCGACTGTTTTCCTGCGGGGCGCGCGCTCAGATGCAGCCCCCTCCCCCGCACCCCGGAACCTGGGTTGTTGGCGCATCCTGGGCGGAGGCAGGCCCCAGCTCGGGGAAGGGATTTTCCTCCCTCCTCGACCCAGATCTGCACCCGGCCCAGGCCGCATTTCTCATCACCCCCGAGGGTTTCCTCTCAGTCATTTGTTTACCAGAAACCGGTGAAAACTGCCTGtcagggcagagctgggggcGGAGTTGCTGCTTCCCGGGGCCCCACCTCCCTCTAGTTAAGTCTGCGCCCCGTCCCCAGCCAGGCCCCTCGCTTCCCAGACCTTTTACCACCCTGGTGGAGTGAGTGGAGGGCGAGGAGCCCTGCACTTATGGCTCCAACTGCTCCCCCCCCATCCTGCCACCTCGCTCGCCCATTAAAGCTCTCTCCACCGCCTGGGGCTCGCGTTTACTCTCACTCGCCGAAGCCACGACTTTCTCTCCTTCACCGAGTTAATGGGCCTGGGCGGACGTGGGAGGGGCAGGCTTGGGAGCGCAGAGCTGCACTGGTCTCCACCACCGGTCCCTGCACTTCGGACCCTGCTGGCGAGACTCCCGGCGCCTTTACACCCGGCGGAAACGGAGCCCAAGCCACACTTaacattcccagccccagagaATTACCCAGAAGCTGCTTTTCTTCAGGGATTTAATACCAAGGCCCCGCGAAACTCAGAGCAAGTCTCTCCCGACAGTCATTCATCCTTCTTCGCCTTAACCCGAGCTCTGCAGGTGAGCAGGGAGGAGGCTTGCTGGCGCTGCTTGCTACACAGGGCCGTGCCACCAGCTTAGTAAGTGACATAAAATGTCTACACACATAAGTAACTGTACTTAAGGCTTCTGCAAGGGTCACCAGAATGTCAAAGTGGCCGGTGGGCCCTGTGTCACGCTCCGCGCTGCAGGCGGCTGCGGAGGTCCTCGGCGCAGCCATCCAGCCCCATGCGCTCTAGGGCCGCGTAGACTGCGCCCAGACCCGCGGGCTGCTGCTGGCGCCAGCGCTTGAGCATCTCATACTGCTGGTCCCGGAAGCGGCCAATTTCTACCTCCACAGCCTCAATCTCTGCCTCACGCAGGCCCAGAGTGCGCACAAACTCCTTCCAGCGCCGCGCTGGGACAGCGTCCATCACGTCATATAGTTGCGGGCCAGGCTGGAGCACTGCAGCAGGCGAGCCTGCAGAGGGTGCTGGCGAGAGCGGGGGTGCCAGAGGAGGGCCTAGGGTAGAGCCAGAGAGAGCCAATGTGGAATAAAGGCTGTGGCCACCATGGGATCAGGTGCTTTCAGGCCTCTGCAGGAGGCTTGCTGGATCTCCCCCACCCATCCCAGTCAGGGAACTGGAAGAGGTCAAGTCGTGAAACCCTAAATTCCCATCTTAGACTTAAGAAAATGGACTCAAGCCTAAGGCCAATGAGGTCTCTTACCAAGATCTCTGCTGGGCAGCTGGTACCAGGACTGTGGCACCTGCTGGCAGGGCACTTCCTGGATCTGAGGGCAGTCAGGGGTCCGGCTGTTGTCTACCAACTGGATGGTGCAGACCTTCCCACTGCTGCCAGGGGGCACCAGAAGGGTGTGGGCACTTTCAGAGGCTGAGAGTTGGGTGGCCTGGAAACCAAGAGAGAACCTACGTCAGTCCTGTCTGCCTGGAAATGCCCCATTACTGCAGTCTCTAGCCAGTAGTGGACATTCCTTGCCATAAGCAATGCTGCTTGCCCCAGAGCCCCTGACTTCTTGGTATGGCCCAGCAGAAGAGCTATTACCTCTGCCTGGAATACCCTGCCCTGCTGCCATCTTCTTGTTCCCCCAACTCTTTGCCCAGGTGTACTCCTCCAGACCCAGTAGATAGCCACTTGAGGGCCTCACCCACTGAAAACAGCTCTcagcacttgtgtgtgtgtgtgtgtgtgtgtgtgtgtgtggtattaaggattgaacccaaaggcacttaaccactgagccacatccccagccctttttatattttatttagacacagggtcactaagttgcttagggcctaagttgctacactggctttgaacttgtgctcctcctgcctcagcctccctagccactgggattacaggcgtgtgccactgtgccccactACCCTCAGCATATTTGCCTATTAGTTCCATCTTGTGCTGGATGCTGTGCCCCTGATGCCTAATGCCAGAGATCAGGACATATCCTCCCAGTTCCAGAAAGCAAATTCTTCCCAGTGTATACTGGGATGTGAAGCTTACCTGCAGTGGGGTCGGAGCCTCAGTCCCAGCTTTTTCTGCTGACAGAGATACAGAAGATCTGGTCAGCAATCAGACAAGGCCCCTGGACCTGGGTGCTGGTCCAGCTCCTCTTGAGTTCCTCCCCTCCCCGTACATATTCCCTGCCTTAGTTTCTCTACAGGGTTGAGTTGCCTCTGGAAATTGTTTGGGTATGTGTGCTTTGTATGTGTGGACTTACCAGGAACCACTGGTTTGTGAGGCTGGCAGCGGCGGTAAGTATAGATCAGGGTGCCCCCAAGCAGGAACAGGACCACCAGGCCAGCCACAAGCACCTGTGCCCAGAACACTGAAAGAACAGCTGGTGGGTGCTGGGTGGTAGCCCCTTCCCAGCCACCCCTTGGCCCATCCCGGTTCTCCCACTCGCATACTCTGCCTCCAGCCACAAACAGCAGCACAGGGCTCAGGACAGCTCCCCAGGATGCTCCTGTAAAGAGGGACTAGATGAGGAGGTACACCCCAGCAGGGGCTACCAGGAGTGCCCCACAGCTTCCCAACCTGGAGACCTTGCCTTCCCCAGCTTCTCTCCTGTGAGCCTCACTCTGCTCGAGAATTTCCCCAAAGTACTGCTGAAATGTCACTTGTGTCCTTAAAGCAATAACAATCACtactgttttttaaaactctagACTAGATTAAGGGTCACTAGAATGTCAATTGCATAAGAACAGGGATTTTTGCCTCTTTGGTTCCCTGTGTAGTCCTGACACCTAGAATAACATCTGGGAACTGGTAGATGTTCAGTAAAAAAGACTCAGTGGATAAATGAAGGTGGCTTTCCCCTGATCACAGCCCTGAGAAGAATCTACTGGCACCCCCTGATTAGATGGAAAACCTCAGATCAGAGAGGCTATTTCTGTGAATTTGCCCAAAAACTAGCAGCAAATCCTGAATTAAAGCCCAAGTTCTTAAGCTGTAACTATGGGGCTCTCTCAaagtaacagattttttttttttttttttttggtacctgggattgaactcaggagcacttaatcactgagccacaccccagccctttttattttttattttgaaacatggtctcactaagttgctgaggctggctttgaactcatgatcctcctgcctcagcctcctccagagcctctgggattacaggcatgatgCCCGCACCCATCCTTGTAACAGacccattcttttttctttttttaatttttgtttttgggcaccagggattgaactcaggggcactcaaccactgagcctagACCAGTttggtattttattagagacagggtctcactgagttgcttagcaccttgctaaattgctgaggctggctttgaactcgcaatccttctgcctccatcTCCCAAGCTGAACAGATCCATTCTTAATACTTGAATGGAagaattactaagaaaaattctGGCAGAAAGTGAAGATGTACCCCCTTATTTACCTGGCATAAGGTGAACTTAGAATCATGTACTGTCCTGTTTGTCTAAAGTGGGGGCTAATCTCCCCCCTCCCTGTCCCTTCCTACCTCTAAACTAGCAGCACCTGTCCCCAAAAGCCTCCACCCCACTACCAGTCTCCCTCCCCTCTGGCCCAGGACAGCTAGGAAGTTACGTGGGGCAGGACACGCAGCCATTGCCATATTCATAGAAGCCAGGCAGGCAGGGCCCACAGTCAGCGTCTCTGCTGGAACCTGCAGTCCAAGAGATGGCAGGGTCAGCatgggagaggagggggctgGAAGAAGGGGACGTGGGGAAGAGAGCCCAGGAGGGTACTCACAGGGCAGATCTGTGTACAGGGCCTCACAGTCTGGGCAGCGGCGGCAGAGGAAGGGTGAATTTTCCCTACAAGGCTTGACAGAGCAGTCAATCATCCAGCCAGGCTCACAGCCGCAGCGGGTGTCTGCCACTGCCGAACAGTTCTCCAAGGCCACCTGGAAGGCTGGCAGAGTGTAGGGAGATAGTGCAGGGGTAGTCAGGGGCTCCTACAGAGAAGCCAGAGACCCCCAGAAAAAAGGGCTAGGCCAAAGAGAAGGGTGTGGGCTATCCCCAAAGGGAGAGAATTTGGCCCAACACAGCAGAACAGAGGCCAAAGCACATGGAGACAAGGTgaccaggaaaaggaaggagcagAGGCATCCTGAGGAGGGATCAGGTTGGAGGGGTGTGGGGAAGGTGGGCACAAGGTCCTCACAACCAAAGGTTAGGTCCAAGCCAGCCACTTCCTTCAAAGactacccccccacacactgagCACCAGACAGCCCTCACCCTCCTCATCACAGGCCTGGCAGCGGGTACACTGATCCTTAAAGTGGTTATCCCTGGCCAAGAAGGTGCCCCGGGGACAGGGAAGGCAGGTGGAGTTCCCACAGGGTTCTGTGCAAGGGGCCTTCATGTAGTGCCCTGAGGGACCCAGACAGGGGTCAGTCAAGGCACCGCTCAGCACCTCCCAGCTTGCTCCAGTCACTCCCTCCGTCCCTTGCTGTCTCCCTACTTCCCTCCCAGCCCACCCCCAGCTGCGGCCCAGCCCCCCACCTCATCCCAACCCCGCCAGACCCTCGCCTGCCCCCAGAATACCCTCGTTTCCCACTGCTGCCACTTACCCACAGGACAGCCCCTGCAACAAAAGGGACCATTCCTCTCCTGGAAGTCACGTGTGCAGTCACACCTGGGGCCAGGAAAGCTGCCCTGGACacccagcagcagcaggaggacaGCCTGGAGGATAGGTGCTACTGACCCCCCTCATGGCTGCACCACGAGGGGGCCCCTCCTTGCCCAGGCTCCTCCATGTCAGAGGCCCCAGCATTTGCCCTTGGAGCGGCCCACCTCTCAGGCTCCTGGGCAGAAGGGGTGCCCATGGATGGCGGAGGGACCagcttcctccccccccccccacccccgtgcaGGTCCAAGCTCGGGAAGAGCAGGCCCGGGCCCTGCCTCACACCCTTCCCTCCACCAGGGCGGGAAGCGGCCGCCCCACTGGTGCTGAGGGTCGCCCGCGGGCCCCCAGACCCCTGCCGCCCCGGGCGCGGTGCTTCCTCCCAGCGGAAGGGCCCCGCCCCGCCGGAGGGGCTAACTAGGTCAGAGAGGGGCCGACGGCGCGGCCCCGCGCTCCAGGCGCCGGGGCGGGAGGGAGGCTCTCCGCTGACTCGGCCTGGCGTCCCCACTCACCGCAGCCACGGCTGCCGCGCAGCCCCCGGGCCGCGGCTCCATGGCGGTCGCACCGCGCTCGGCCCTCCGACGGGCGTGCGCGGCCCGGGGCTTCCCCGCTCCGCCCGCGCCGGCTGGGCCCGCCCCGCGCCCCGAGAGGAGCCCGCGGGGCGGGGCCGCAGTTCCCGGGAAGCGCCGGGGGACGCGTGCCGCCTGCCCAGGCCGCCCGCGCCCCCGGCTCACCTGAGCTGCCCGCCTCGACAggccgcccccgccgcccccaGAACCGGCGCTAGGAGGTGGAGCCCCGGCAACTGCCTGCCCCTCTCGGCCTCTGGGCCGTGGAAGGGGTTGGGCCAAAAACACCGAAGAGACCCAGGTGGGAGACCCACCTTTCCCAGAGGACCTGGGTGTGGGTCTAGGTGATGACTCAGTCCTGCGTCCCAGGGAGCAGAGTCAGAGGAGGGCCACTTGCCCTGACTTAAGCTCAcaggcagggcccagggccaGGCCCTGAGACATCTCAGGAGGACTCTAATGATAGGCTTCCTTCCTGGCTGTGGCAGGGAAGAGGCCTGGTCCTTAAAGTGCCGCATGACACCCCACCCCAGTACTGCAAGGCTGCTTCCCACTGTGTCTTCCACCGGGCCCCGACTGCGGCTGGAGGGGCACAGAGCACAGAGAGGAACCGCCGGGAGCTCAAGTGTGCTCCAGGCAGGAAGGGGTGGGCTCCAGAAGCACAGGACTCTTTCCAGGGGAGTATATACAAGTCTTTATAAAAGAACAAAGCTCAATAAATATGCAGCTTTACACAGAGCCAACCCAAGCCTGAGGTGGCCAGCAGGactgggaaggagagaaagaggggatTGGGGGCTAGGGTGCATCCCATTTGAGGACAGATGAGAGTGGCCATGGGAAGAGGAGCCTGGGAGCCCAACCCAGAGGATTAGAGATGGTAACTTCAGGAGTAAGGGACAAGGGACTTCCTGGGCAGGTGTGTGGAGAGGGTACTATTGCCCAGGCCTGAGGCTCTGCTGAGCCCTCCTCCACTTCATCCAGTCCGACAAAGTGCAAATCAGCCCTGGGGTGGTAGCTGGGGTCCTGACTGACACTCAGGCTCATGCACACATGAGGCAGCAGGTGAAGCAGGTGCCGCACCCCCAGAAGCATGCTGTCTGCTGTCCCTTGGTCAGTGGCACCTTGGAAGCCTCCATCTGCTCAGACTTCCCTGCAAGGGTAGGGAGACAATTTCCTTGGCTGCTGCCATTTGGAGTGGCTCTGGTCACCCTCTCCCCCCACCACGATCCTTAGTTCCCTTCACTGCTACCTGCCGGAGACACCTACAGGCAGTGGGATTACGCGGCTTGCCCAAGCTCCTCCATGTAAGAGGCCCCAGCATTTGCCCTCGGAGCGGCCCACTTCAGTGGGACCAGCTCCTCCAGTGGAGGAGACAGGCAGTGGGATTGAGTCTAAGGCTCCTCTCTATCCCATCCCCAAATGCTGATGTTCCCAGTTATCATCACCATGCCTTTACCCACTACCAGAACTTAGTACAACAACAGCACACTAAGCCACCTGTCCCATACGCCAGCCAGGCCACTCACGAGGCAGTGAGAGTGGAATTAAGCAGCAGGGTGGTCCTGATTCGGTAGAGCTGGGCCAGAGTCAACTTCCTGTGCTGGACAGAGATCCCTGGTGGGGGCTCAGGTTGGACCCTGGGAGAGGGTGGCTCTCTGTACCTCCTCCTGGCAGGGCCTGCAGGCTCCCCAGGCAGACAACTGGTTCTGTCCCCAGGCTCTGGAGACTCAGGGCTGCTGCCAGGTATGCATGCTGCCTGGCAATCCCAGCCAGGTCCAGCTTTCTGAGCAGAGCCCTGAGTCCTAGTGCCAGGAGCTACAGTGGCCAGGCAGAGCTCTGACAAGCTGCGGCTGGGAGCTGGGGGTCCTCCACAGGTGGCAGCCCCAGACAGCAGCTGgaggaggctggcctcagatttaGACTTGAGCAGGCGAGGCAGGCTGGGCAGCAGCTGGACAGGGGTGCGGCGGCGGAGGCGGGGCGAGGGTGGGGGTGAAGGAGTTTGTGATAACTCTGTGGGCTGGGGCACTGGCTCCACCGCAGGGGCTGGAGCTGAAAAATCTTGCAGGGAGGTGGGGGACAGGGTGCCGTAGGCAGAGTCCATGGAGCAAGAGCGGCCATCCACTGGGCCCAGCGGCAGCAGTTCGCTGGTGGGTGTGATCGATGAAGCAGTGGAGGTAAGAGAGGGCTCATCCGACTGGGAGCTTAAGGGGCCACCATCAAACTCAGAGGACAGCATCTCCCCAGGTTCCACCACAACCATGGCCAGGGTCTCAGTGGAGCCATCCGAAGCACtgtggggccaggaggagggtcAGCCCAACCAGAGGAAGCCTAGAAGGCCTGGAACAGATCTCAAGGCTCAGAGCTCCTCAAGCTTCTGGGCCCACAACAGACAATAATGGATTCCAACACTCTTTTCTGGTCTAAGAATCTTCAGCACAGGGCTCCAGGCAGCCACCACTAAGAGATCAAAGCTGACACTCAAATTAGAAACTGTTCTCCCTGCCTGGACCCTGGTGGGTTCTGAGCTGCCTCCGACATCCCCTTGCATGTTTACCACATGAGGCTCCTCAGAAGGGGCCATGGCTGGGTGTCAATGGCTGAGAGCATGAGTCCTTGGCGGGGGCACATGGCCTgctgtgtggtcttgggcaaACTTACCAGTGCTGGGAGTTGAGGCTGTTGCTGCTCCTGCGCAGGATGGTAGGGGAGCTGGCAGCCGAAGTGCTGCtctcaccttcctcctcctcttcttcttcctcctcttccagtCTCTGCAGAGGTTGCTGGTTGCCTGGGTGCTCCTGTGCGCGCAGCTGTTGCAGCTGGTTCTGAAGGTAGGAGTGAGTGGGCACAGGGGTAGAATGGACTGGGACCAGCAGCCTCCAGTCTGGCCTGCCTACCCTCACACCACTATGCTCTCACCTGAGCATTGTAAATGGCATCCACCCAGCCTCGGCACAGGGCCTGGCCACTAGCCTGGAATGTGTAGGCCCCCACGGCACTGTGGAACTCGTTCAGGTAGATGAGGAGGAAGGAGCCTGGTCAGGAAAGACCCACATCAATGTTGGTCGAGATCAGAGCCCCTCCCattgcagccccagccccagcccaggagcaggggcCAGTGCTCCTCACCAGGGTCCCGCAGCTCCCGGCACACAATCTTGTCCACCAGCAGTGGTGGCCTGATGACCTTGGTCCTCTCAGCCTTTTTCACTGCCTTGGTCACTAAGAGCAGATCAGTGAAGAGGAAGCAGTACACATCCATCTAGGGTCGGGGAGCAGGAGAGGGTCAGAGTCCTGGGCTTGCTGCAGTGTGCTGGGAGCACTAGGAGCACTGAGAACACTGCGGTATGCAGGGAGTGCTGGGAGCACTGGGAGCACTAGGAACACTATGCGGGGAGCACCGGGAAACTGCAGGATGCTGGGAGCACTGGAGTACACCAGGAGCACTAGGTTTTTGTCAGATACCTCTGCACCCCCCCTGCCCCCGTCAATCtttaaaattcagagaaagaTGATTTTCTCTGAGACACACATTTCTGAATTATTTCAACCAGTTTacattaaagagaagaaaaggaaggtgaTTTTTAAATCACAATGTGTGATTTAGACTCTCAGCTACCCAGTGCCGAAAGCCTGAGCAGCACAGTAAGCAAGGCCCTGGGCAGTTCCTGGCCTTTACAGACCATgcccctcctgcccacctctATGGCTATGACCCTGCTGTGTATGTGTAAAGAGTAAATTGCTTGCAGACCACCGTCCATCACCATAGCTACAAAAATTGCTAGTTCTTGGGTCACCACTGAACGGACTCTGCAGCTGAGAACCACTAGCTGCGGCCCATGAGGTCCCCAAGAAGGGTGGCCCACACCAAAGGGGCAAGGAGGGTGGGGCAGAGCAGGGGGGGTGTAGCCCCTAAGTCACCTTGCTGTCCTTCCCCTCCTTCATCTTTAGGCTCCCCTCCAGCAGCAGCTGCCGTGTCTCCTCTGGGGAGGCACCAGGGATGGGTGCTGTCAGGTCCAGATGCAGAAATTCCTtcaggagctggggatgggggTGTGGGTGTAGGGAAGGTTAGGATCTGAGCGCCCACCTCAGCTAGGAGGCCAGCATCACCCCCGGCTGCCATTTggcccttcctccttcccagcaGGACGGAGGCCCTTTCCCAAAGACACACGTGCCCACCTTGTCCACCTCGTCGTTGCTACCCTCCACCACCTCATAGGCATCGATGCGGCTCACCACGGCCGCCAGCCGCTGCCGCTCCTGTCGCTGTCTCATGCATGTGTTCACGTGGTGGATGAAGCGCTCCACCGAGCTGATCTGGGGACAGGCAGTGTGGCTTCAGGCCCggggacagggagggacagaCAGCTGGAGGAGACCCTACCCACTGTTGGGTTACCATGGTGGCAATGGCCTCCCTGTCGCGGGGCTCATCGGTCTTCCGCAGCACCGACTTGAGCAGCAGAGGGTATTTGGTGAGCCGTTGGTGGGGCTTGGCCAGCATGTCACTCAGCTTCAGCCGCTGGCACTGCTGGTGCTTCTCTGCCCACTGCAGCCAGAGGGGGCGGGACTCAAATCGGGCCCCGCCCAGCCAGCGGGAGCCCACGGCCCAGCCGCAGCACCCCCAGCGCCCGGCCGGCTCTCACCGTGATGTAGGCGCGGAACAGGTCGTTGTCCCGCAGCAGACCGCGCATGTACTCCATGCAGCCCTCCTCCTCCATGCAGTATCGGACGTACGGCTTGAACAGCGACCCGAACTGACCCAGGGGAGAACCACCACAGCACCTGTGAGCCCGCACTCCCTGTGGACCGGCCCAGGCCTCGCAGTGCTTTCGGGACCACCAGGGGTCCCGAAAGCTTATTATTCCCGTTTCCACGTGAGGAAACGGCGCCTCAGCGAGGTTGACTACTGAGACTACCGTGGCCAGGTGCACGGGTGGATGGCCAAGGCGGGGTTCACATACTTCCCACAGGGGTCACCCGGGGTCACTGGTCAGAGGGAATTGAGGGCAACAAGTACACGGGATTAGGCCATGGAGTCTTGGATGCCCCAACCCTGCCTCAGTGGCCTCGCCTGCGTCCGACCCTGCGCGTACCATCTTGAAGCCTTTGAGGAAGTCCCCAGGCTGCAGCAGGGCCCGCGTGCGCCGCGCCTTCTCCAGCACCGGAGCCATCACACTGCCCCAAAGTGCGCGGTGCAGCCGAGCGATCTCTGGGATGTTGCTGAACAGACGCTCCGCCTCCACCTGCGCAGGGCGGAAGGTGGGTCGGCCCCGCCCCACAATCCTGGCCCCGCCCCCTTCCCAGTACCTCCCCCGCCACCGCTCCCAGGCCAGGCCATACCTCGCACAACAGCCCAGACTCTTGCAGGTTCAGAAGGCAGCACAGGAACAACTGTGGGGACAGGGGACGCTGCAGCGGACCTGAAGCCCCACCCAGACTCAGGCTCCCTTCCACGAAGGCCAGAATCAGGGATAAGGAGGGAGCGGGAGCACCATTTGGTCTTCTCATTTGGGAGCTCCAAGGCCCCCGTGGCCCTCTTGGGGGTCAACCTGCCCTCGCCCCACCTGGAGGACAGCGGGGGAGACTATCCCTGCAGCATCCCCTGGATCCTCTCCTCTGCCCTGGCCCAGCCTCAGGTTTTGCCTTAGAGGGTGAATCCTCTTTCCAGGAAGACTTCTTGAACCCCCAGGCACAGGGCAGGTGCTCCCCTCCCTGAGCTGGAACCCCCACAGTGCCTATACATCCTGCTTCATGTAGGGTGTGGGCCCCTGGCACCTGGCACACACCAGTGTTCAGAAGCAGCGTTGAAGGAGAGAATGAGGCCTCACCTGTGTTCACTCAGCTTAACCTGCCCAATCTGCCTGAAGCCCCCTCCCAGGTGCCTGTGGAATCACCtgttcctggggggggggggggcagccccTCTCTGATTTTCCTGTGCTCCCTTTGTTGTTGGGTACCTGCTCTTTCTGCAAAACCCCAGATTCAGCTGAGAGTCCACCTAGAAAGAGACCAGGGCGGCAGGTAGGTGAGGTGGACGCTAGGATGGAGGCCCCCACTTACGTTGGTGATCACTCGCAGTTTCCTGATGTAGGAGGCCTCCGTG
This sequence is a window from Marmota flaviventris isolate mMarFla1 chromosome 10, mMarFla1.hap1, whole genome shotgun sequence. Protein-coding genes within it:
- the Tnfrsf25 gene encoding tumor necrosis factor receptor superfamily member 25 isoform X1; protein product: MRHFKDQASSLPQPGRKPIIRVLLRCLRAWPWALPVSLSQGKWPSSDSAPWDAGLSHHLDPHPGPLGKAVLLLLLGVQGSFPGPRCDCTRDFQERNGPFCCRGCPVGHYMKAPCTEPCGNSTCLPCPRGTFLARDNHFKDQCTRCQACDEEAFQVALENCSAVADTRCGCEPGWMIDCSVKPCRENSPFLCRRCPDCEALYTDLPCSSRDADCGPCLPGFYEYGNGCVSCPTSILGSCPEPCAAVCGWRQMFWAQVLVAGLVVLFLLGGTLIYTYRRCQPHKPVVPAEKAGTEAPTPLQATQLSASESAHTLLVPPGSSGKVCTIQLVDNSRTPDCPQIQEVPCQQVPQSWYQLPSRDLGPPLAPPLSPAPSAGSPAAVLQPGPQLYDVMDAVPARRWKEFVRTLGLREAEIEAVEVEIGRFRDQQYEMLKRWRQQQPAGLGAVYAALERMGLDGCAEDLRSRLQRGA
- the Tnfrsf25 gene encoding tumor necrosis factor receptor superfamily member 25 isoform X4; the encoded protein is MEPRPGGCAAAVAAAVLLLLLGVQGSFPGPRCDCTRDFQERNGPFCCRGCPVGHYMKAPCTEPCGNSTCLPCPRGTFLARDNHFKDQCTRCQACDEEAFQVALENCSAVADTRCGCEPGWMIDCSVKPCRENSPFLCRRCPDCEALYTDLPCSSRDADCGPCLPGFYEYGNGCVSCPTSILGSCPEPCAAVCGWRQMFWAQVLVAGLVVLFLLGGTLIYTYRRCQPHKPVVPAEKAGTEAPTPLQATQLSASESAHTLLVPPGSSGKVCTIQLVDNSRTPDCPQIQEVPCQQVPQSWYQLPSRDLGPPLAPPLSPAPSAGSPAAVLQPGPQLYDVMDAVPARRWKEFVRTLGLREAEIEAVEVEIGRFRDQQYEMLKRWRQQQPAGLGAVYAALERMGLDGCAEDLRSRLQRGA
- the Tnfrsf25 gene encoding tumor necrosis factor receptor superfamily member 25 isoform X5, coding for MEPRPGGCAAAVAAAVLLLLLGVQGSFPGPRCDCTRDFQERNGPFCCRGCPVAFQVALENCSAVADTRCGCEPGWMIDCSVKPCRENSPFLCRRCPDCEALYTDLPCSSRDADCGPCLPGFYEYGNGCVSCPTSILGSCPEPCAAVCGWRQMFWAQVLVAGLVVLFLLGGTLIYTYRRCQPHKPVVPAEKAGTEAPTPLQATQLSASESAHTLLVPPGSSGKVCTIQLVDNSRTPDCPQIQEVPCQQVPQSWYQLPSRDLGPPLAPPLSPAPSAGSPAAVLQPGPQLYDVMDAVPARRWKEFVRTLGLREAEIEAVEVEIGRFRDQQYEMLKRWRQQQPAGLGAVYAALERMGLDGCAEDLRSRLQRGA
- the Tnfrsf25 gene encoding tumor necrosis factor receptor superfamily member 25 isoform X3, giving the protein MRHFKDQASSLPQPGRKPIIRVLLRCLRAWPWALPVSLSQGKWPSSDSAPWDAGLSHHLDPHPGPLGKAVLLLLLGVQGSFPGPRCDCTRDFQERNGPFCCRGCPVAFQVALENCSAVADTRCGCEPGWMIDCSVKPCRENSPFLCRRCPDCEALYTDLPCSSRDADCGPCLPGFYEYGNGCVSCPTSILGSCPEPCAAVCGWRQMFWAQVLVAGLVVLFLLGGTLIYTYRRCQPHKPVVPAEKAGTEAPTPLQATQLSASESAHTLLVPPGSSGKVCTIQLVDNSRTPDCPQIQEVPCQQVPQSWYQLPSRDLGPPLAPPLSPAPSAGSPAAVLQPGPQLYDVMDAVPARRWKEFVRTLGLREAEIEAVEVEIGRFRDQQYEMLKRWRQQQPAGLGAVYAALERMGLDGCAEDLRSRLQRGA
- the Tnfrsf25 gene encoding tumor necrosis factor receptor superfamily member 25 isoform X2, with the translated sequence MRHFKDQASSLPQPGRKPIIRVLLRCLRAWPWALPVSLSQGKWPSSDSAPWDAGLSHHLDPHPGPLGKAVLLLLLGVQGSFPGPRCDCTRDFQERNGPFCCRGCPVGHYMKAPCTEPCGNSTCLPCPRGTFLARDNHFKDQCTRCQACDEEAFQVALENCSAVADTRCGCEPGWMIDCSVKPCRENSPFLCRRCPDCEALYTDLPCSSRDADCGPCLPGFYEYGNGCVSCPTSILGSCPEPCAAVCGWRQMFWAQVLVAGLVVLFLLGGTLIYTYRRCQPHKPVVPEKAGTEAPTPLQATQLSASESAHTLLVPPGSSGKVCTIQLVDNSRTPDCPQIQEVPCQQVPQSWYQLPSRDLGPPLAPPLSPAPSAGSPAAVLQPGPQLYDVMDAVPARRWKEFVRTLGLREAEIEAVEVEIGRFRDQQYEMLKRWRQQQPAGLGAVYAALERMGLDGCAEDLRSRLQRGA